The following coding sequences are from one bacterium window:
- the fabZ gene encoding 3-hydroxyacyl-ACP dehydratase FabZ → MGDRVPDLMEIKEIMRHIPHRYPFILVDRILEWEPGRRIVGLKNVSANEPYFLGHFPGHPVMPGVLILEAMAQVGGVLASLLPGAERKLAYFAAIDRVRFRRPVTPGDQLITEVIVTRLRDRVGKMQVTARVDGEIVADGVFTYSMVDLEAGNQEVAAGRIVDLEGAEP, encoded by the coding sequence ATGGGGGACCGCGTGCCGGATCTGATGGAGATCAAGGAGATCATGCGCCACATCCCCCACCGCTATCCATTCATCCTGGTAGACCGGATCCTCGAGTGGGAGCCCGGCCGGCGCATCGTCGGCCTCAAGAACGTCTCCGCAAACGAGCCCTACTTTCTGGGGCACTTCCCCGGCCATCCGGTCATGCCCGGGGTCCTGATCCTCGAGGCGATGGCGCAGGTCGGAGGCGTGCTGGCCTCCCTCCTTCCCGGGGCCGAGCGCAAACTCGCGTACTTCGCCGCGATCGATCGGGTCCGGTTCCGCCGGCCCGTCACCCCGGGCGACCAGTTGATCACGGAGGTGATCGTCACCCGCCTGCGAGACCGCGTGGGGAAGATGCAGGTGACGGCGAGGGTGGATGGGGAGATCGTCGCGGACGGCGTCTTTACCTACTCGATGGTGGATCTCGAAGCGGGGAACCAGGAGGTCGCCGCCGGGCGAATCGTGGATCTCGAAGGGGCCGAGCCATGA